A single Lacerta agilis isolate rLacAgi1 chromosome 10, rLacAgi1.pri, whole genome shotgun sequence DNA region contains:
- the LOC117054067 gene encoding C-type lectin lectoxin-Thr1-like produces MDIYGMISFRFVCRAEADCCHMEWLPYGRYCYKLFSNKVNWAEAEMACQNYFSGGHLASIHSVTQSAELAKYILQHRKDGSSVWIGMRDPLKNQQWQWTDWSSNGYKNWNAGEPNNQNNDENCVELWADSGYMKWNDEICRSTRPYLCQYRLYPKA; encoded by the exons ATGGATATTTATGGGATGATTTCGTTCCGCTTTGTGTGTC GTGCAGAGGCTGACTGCTGCCACATGGAGTGGTTGCCATATGGCCGCTATTGCTACAAACTTTTCAGCAATAAAGTGAACTGGGCTGAGGCAGAG ATGGCCTGCCAAAATTACTTCTCTGGCGGTCACCTGGCCTCCATCCACAGCGTGACACAATCTGCTGAGCTGGCCAAGTACATCCTTCAACACCGCAAAGATGGAAGTTCTGTCTGGATTGGAATGCGTGACCCCCTGAAG AACCAGCAGTGGCAGTGGACAGATTGGTCTTCAAACGGATACAAGAACTGGAATGCTGGAGAACCCAACAACCAGAACAACGACGAGAACTGCGTCGAGCTTTGGGCTGACTCAG GATACATGAAGTGGAACGATGAGATCTGCAGATCTACTCGTCCGTACCTCTGCCAGTACAGACTCTATCCTAAAGCCTGA